In the Colletotrichum higginsianum IMI 349063 chromosome 7 map unlocalized unitig_7, whole genome shotgun sequence genome, one interval contains:
- a CDS encoding Bilirubin oxidase yields MVSLTLRQSLAVVLALVSDTLAKDWESPEYKWLYEFPLPIPPPKKERFPNQPITNPVTGKKIRYYEIEIKEFTQQVYPNLGPAKLVGYDGISPGPTFLMERGEEAVVRFTNHAKMASSIHLHGSYSRTPWDGWAEDTTAAGEYKDYYYPNSQSARTLWYHDHAIDHTAENAYFGQAGAYLLHDPAEDGLGLPAGYGIYDIPLILSAKQYNKDGTLYSPANEETSLYGDVIHVNGQPWPYLKVEPRKYRFRLLDAAISRTFLLYLEDLNQNKIKFDVISSDAGLLTGPQNVQELYISMAERYEIVVDFSNYKGQNVTLRNTRGFAPDKDYLHTDKVMRFVVGGDSVSDKSDVPSALRAVPFPKHKTGVDQHFLFHRQGSDWRINGVIFADANNRVLAKPKRGTIEVWELENSSGGGWSHPVHIHLVDFRVIKRVNGRGGVVFPYESQGLKDVVWVGPGETVTVEAHYAPWPGVYMFHCHNLIHEDHEMMAAFNVSVLTDLGYEETQFADPMEGEWRAKKEDPAAYSYDAIKSRLEYMAKFQPYNRLDEVEKKLDAYWATKIISPSAATVISVPSTLVVSTIPSSLAAGATVKITSAVTSASLTVPTQATITSKPGDDQKKDDDKKKEEDKKKTSTTTTLSKKKRALRFRGVNMEIPKPTAALQT; encoded by the exons ATGGTTTCCCTCACCCTTCGCCAGTCTCTGgctgtcgtcctcgcctTGGTTTCGGACACCCTCGCCAAAGACTGGGAGAGCCCAGAGTACAAGTGGCTATATGAGTTCCCTCTCCCgatcccccctcccaagaAAGAGCGGTT TCCCAATCAACCCATCACCAACCCCGTGACAGGGAAGAAGATCAGGTACTACGAGATCGAGATCAAGGAATTTACGCAACAAGTCTACCCCAACCTCGGGCCCGCCAAGTTGGTCGGCTATGATGGCATCTCACCTGGGCCAACGTTCCTAATGGAGCGTGGCGAGGAAGCAGTCGTCCGCTTCACCAACCATGCCAAGATGGCGAGTTCCATCCATCTGCACGGTTCCTACTCA CGCACGCCTTGGGACGGTTGGGCCGAAGACACCACTGCGGCTGGCGAATACAAGGACTACTACTACCCCAACAGCCAGAGTGCGCGCACCCTCTGGTACCACGACCACGCCATCGACCACACGGCTGAGAATGCCTACTTTGGCCAGGCTGGTGCATATTTGCTCCATGACCCAGCCGAAGATGGTCTTGGTCTTCCAGCCGGGTACGGAATCTACGACATCCCCCTCATTCTGTCTGCGAAGCAGTACAACAAAGACGGCACTCTGTACTCCCCCGCCAACGAGGAGACCAGCCTGTACGGAGATGTCATCCACGTCAACGGGCAGCCATGGCCGTACCTCAAGGTCGAGCCGCGCAAGTACCGcttccgcctcctcgacgccgccatctcccGCACTTTCCTCCTCTACCTCGAGGATCTCAATCAGAACAAGATCAAATTCGACGTCATCTCATCGGATGCCGGTCTCCTCACAGGCCCCCAAAATGTTCAAGAGCTCTACATCTCCATGGCTGAACGGTACgagatcgtcgtcgacttTTCCAACTACAAGGGCCAGAATGTCACCTTGCGCAACACTAGAGGGTTCGCGCCAGACAAGGACTATCTTCACACCGACAAGGTCATGCGGTTcgtcgtgggcggcgactcgGTCAGCGACAAGTCTGATGTCCCCTCGGCCCTCCGGGCGGTGCCGTTCCCCAAGCACAAGACGGGGGTTGACCAGCACTTCCTATTCCATCGCCAGGGTAGCGACTGGCGCATCAACGGCGTCATCTTTGCGGATGCCAACAACCGCGTGCTCGCCAAGCCGAAGCGAGGCACGATTGAGGTCTGGGAGCTTGAAAACAGTTCCGGTGGGGGGTGGAGCCACCCGGTGCACATCCATCTCGTCGACTTCCGGGTCATCAAGCGCGTTaacggccgcggcggcgtggtGTTCCCGTACGAGTCCCAGGGTCTCAAAGACGTCGTCTGGGTCGGCCCTGGCGAGACAGTGACGGTCGAGGCGCACTATGCGCCGTGGCCCGGCGTGTACATGTTCCACTGCCACAATCTGATCCACGAGGATCACGAGATGATGGCGGCCTTCAACGTTTCCGTGCTCACCGATCTCGGGTACGAGGAGACGCAGTTTGCCGACCCGATGGAGGGCGAATGGCGGGCCAAAAAGGAGGACCCGGCCGCCTACAGCTACGATGCGATCAAGTCGCGCCTCGAGTACATGGCCAAGTTCCAGCCCTACAACCGGCTTGATGAAGTCGAGAAAAAGCTGGACGCTTACTGGGCCACCAAAATCATCTCCCCCTCTGCTGCGACTGTTATCTCGGTCCCCTCGACACTGGTTGTCAGCACCATCCCttcgtccttggcggccGGCGCAACCGTCAAAATCACGTCGGCCGTCACGTCGGCCAGCTTGACTGTGCCCACGCAAGCCACAATTACGAGCAAGCCGGGGGATGACCAGAAGAAGGATGAtgacaagaagaaggaggaggacaagaaAAAGACGTCTACCACGACCACTTTGTCGAAGAAGAAACGCGCCCTGCGTTTCCGCGGGGTCAACATGGAGATTCCCAAGCCCACCGCGGCGCTGCAGACATGA
- a CDS encoding 2OG-Fe(II) oxygenase, with protein MPSAVSQLYQYTHVPETEEKLDWADLPTIDLAKYGTPEGNKELAQTLIEAIRTKGFFYVINYGISQEAVDTQFSLGQQFYELPLEEKLKYEPDLDSGDYNGYRPAGRRFLSGGIKDKTEVWNMATRAGHITQPLPKLLEDRKEEIEGFAKNLHDKVLDPLNHLIALALELPEDFFTRVHKWETHDESHLRYMKYSKFTPEEIEKLDDGLWSRGHTDLGTITLLFRQPVAALQIRDHETGDWKWAKPLDGSLTVNTCDALSFLTGGYVKSTVHRVSVPPKDQRHVDRLGLLYFARPQNDLELKTIDSPVLKREGFTQNEFEAGGHRVPTMGEFTTLKQTWQQKKGVSYQSSEGQEILPGFKGQYFQ; from the exons ATGCCGTCCGCCGTGTCTCAGTTGTACCAATACACCCACGTCcccgagacggaggagaagcTTGATTGGGCTGACC TTCCCACCATCGACCTTGCCAAGTACGGCACGCCTGAGGGTAACAAGGAGCTCGCCCAGACCCTGATTGAGGCTATCCGCACCAAGGGCTTCTTCTACGTCATCAACTATGGTATCTCACAAGAGGCCGTCGACACGCAATTCTCCCTCGGCCAACAGTTCTACGAGCTTCCCCTGGAGGAGAAGCTGAAGTATGAACCGGACCTGGACTCCGGGGACTACAACGGATATCGTCCTGCGGGCAGGCGGTTCCTGAGTGGCGGCATCAAGGACAAGACGGAGGTCTGGAACATGGCGA CCAGGGCTGGGCACATCACACAACCCCTTCCCAAACTGCTGGAAGACCGCAAGGAAGAGATCGAAGGATTTGCCAAG AACCTGCACGACAAGGTGCTGGACCCCCTCAACCacctcatcgccctcgccctcgagctgcCCGAGGACTTCTTCACCCGCGTGCACAAGTGGGAGACGCACGACGAGTCCCACCTGCGGTACATGAAGTACTCCAAGTTCACGCCCGAGGAGATCGAGAAgctggacgacggcctgTGGTCGCGCGGGCACACGGACCTGGGCACCATCACGCTCCTCTTCCGCCAGCCGGTGGCCGCGCTGCAGATCCGAGACCACGAGACCGGGGATTGGAAATGGGCTAAACCTTTGGACGGAAGTCTGACCGTGAACACCTGCGACGCCCTCAGCTTCTTGACCGGAGGCTACGTCAAGTCGACCGTCCACAGG GTCTCTGTGCCACCCAAGGACCAGCGCCACGTTGACCGCCTTGGTCTGTTGTATTTCGCCCGCCCGCAAAACGACCTCGAGCTCAAGACCATCGACTCGCCGGTGCTGAAGCGCGAGGGGTTCACGCAGAACGAgttcgaggccggcggccacCGCGTGCCGACGATGGGCGAGTTCACCACGCTCAAGCAGACGTGGcagcagaagaagggcgTCAGCTACCAGTCGTCCGAAGGGCAGGAGATCCTCCCGGGCTTCAAGGGGCAGTACTTTCAGTAA